The following are from one region of the Gammaproteobacteria bacterium genome:
- the map gene encoding type I methionyl aminopeptidase: MSFTLKSPEEQEKMRVAGVAAARVLSMIEPHVQPGVSTDELDRICHDFIVNELQGIPANVGYRGFPKTLCTSLNHVVCHGIPGDKKLKRGDIMNIDVTVIIDGFHGDTSKMYFVGEPSVLARRLVDTTHQAMIEGIRQVRPGATLGDVGHAIQVHAESNGFSVVREYCGHGIGRIYHEDPQVLHYGRPGTGLELIPGMTFTIEPMLNAGRAEVRLLPDGWTVVTKDHSLSAQWEHTVLVTDDGVEVLTHRDGEW, translated from the coding sequence ATGTCGTTCACACTCAAATCGCCCGAGGAACAGGAGAAAATGCGCGTTGCCGGCGTTGCCGCCGCACGCGTCCTGAGCATGATCGAGCCGCACGTGCAGCCCGGCGTCAGCACCGACGAACTGGACCGGATCTGCCACGACTTCATCGTCAACGAGCTTCAAGGCATTCCGGCCAACGTCGGCTATCGCGGTTTCCCGAAAACGCTGTGCACCTCACTCAATCATGTGGTCTGCCATGGCATTCCGGGCGACAAGAAGCTCAAGCGCGGCGACATCATGAATATCGATGTCACCGTAATCATCGACGGCTTTCACGGCGACACCAGCAAGATGTACTTCGTCGGCGAACCCAGCGTTCTCGCGCGCCGACTGGTCGACACCACACACCAGGCGATGATCGAGGGCATCCGACAGGTGCGCCCCGGTGCCACGCTCGGCGACGTGGGTCACGCCATCCAGGTGCACGCGGAGTCGAACGGCTTTTCTGTCGTGCGGGAATATTGCGGCCATGGCATCGGCCGGATCTATCACGAAGATCCCCAGGTACTCCATTACGGTCGTCCCGGAACCGGGCTGGAACTGATTCCGGGGATGACCTTCACCATCGAGCCGATGCTCAATGCCGGCCGCGCCGAGGTGCGCCTGCTGCCGGATGGCTGGACCGTCGTGACCAAGGACCACTCGCTATCGGCGCAGTGGGAGCATACGGTGCTGGTTACCGACGATGGCGTTGAAGTGCTGACCCATCGCGACGGCGAGTGGTGA
- the glnD gene encoding [protein-PII] uridylyltransferase, with translation MGAEFEVAEEQSLFSARKIQAMLQSDSQPIKAFRDTLAWGQERLYNFFHDGAPAESLVRARAFLVDEVLRTAWQRTLPNAPAGVSLVAVGGYGRSELLPHSDIDILLLFDGDVLDANRQALEQFLAFMWDIGLEVGSSVRSITDCVEYSRDDLTVITNLMEARYLDGDTKLYASLEAALAPEKVWPVERFFRAKLEEQSARHRKFDDTGYKLEPNVKESPGGLRDIQTIAWVAKRHFGAQTLSELRERGFLSKQECDELFGGQDFLWRVRFALHMLTGRKEDRLLFDHQIKAAGLFGYVDQDHNLAVEQFMQLYYRTIKSLSCLNDMLLQLFDEAILRGDENADAQPLNRRFQVRRGFLEATSDEVFRRHPFALIEIFAALQKHPEIQGISASTLRLLRRDRRLVDEGLRENVRARDLFLQMFREGRGLTRALRSMNRYGVLGRYLPSFGLVIGHMQYDLFHTLTVDEHSLYVVRNLRRMAMERFRTELPFCNEVMERIPKKELLYLSGLFHDLGKGRGGDHSQIGAEDATNFCLDHGLSHADAELVAWLVRNHLTMSLTAQRMDISDPQVVADFAAKVGDRSRLDYLFLVTCADIRATNPALWNSWRESLLNGLYRATTRAFERGLHNPVKASEVVAERKQRALKLLTDSGIDESAANTVWARFDEDYFLRHSDEELAWHLPAIVEAGDGTLPLVLVRDLEDRGTTVFLYTRDRDHLFALCTGVLAQLGLSILDARLNTTADGFALDTYVMVEGDGSPINDSVRHPEIADALRRVLSDPNVSSITITRRAARKLKSFNTPTHIYISQDDVRERTILELVAPDQPGLLSIVGRIFQKRGILLDAAKIGTIGERAEDVFFITDREHHRITDEDMLEDLREVLTRTLNRRDASDEARIAA, from the coding sequence ATGGGTGCGGAATTTGAAGTCGCGGAAGAGCAATCGCTGTTCAGCGCACGAAAAATACAGGCGATGCTTCAGTCGGATTCACAACCGATCAAAGCTTTTCGCGACACATTGGCGTGGGGTCAGGAACGGCTCTACAACTTCTTCCATGACGGTGCGCCCGCCGAATCTCTGGTGCGCGCGCGCGCCTTTCTGGTCGACGAGGTTCTGAGAACGGCATGGCAGCGCACGCTGCCGAATGCGCCGGCGGGCGTATCCCTGGTCGCCGTGGGCGGTTATGGCCGCAGCGAACTGCTGCCCCACTCCGATATCGACATCCTGCTGTTGTTCGACGGCGACGTGCTCGATGCCAACCGTCAGGCGCTGGAGCAGTTTCTTGCATTCATGTGGGACATCGGCCTGGAGGTCGGTTCCAGTGTGCGCAGCATCACCGACTGCGTGGAGTATTCGCGCGACGACCTGACGGTGATCACCAATCTGATGGAAGCGCGCTATCTGGATGGTGATACGAAACTGTACGCCTCGCTGGAAGCAGCGCTGGCACCGGAGAAGGTGTGGCCAGTCGAGCGCTTCTTCCGCGCCAAGCTCGAGGAGCAGTCCGCGCGTCACCGCAAGTTCGACGACACCGGCTACAAGCTCGAACCCAACGTCAAGGAAAGTCCCGGCGGGCTGCGCGATATCCAGACGATTGCCTGGGTCGCCAAGCGGCACTTCGGCGCGCAGACCCTGAGCGAACTGCGCGAACGCGGCTTTCTCAGTAAACAGGAATGCGACGAACTGTTTGGCGGGCAGGACTTTCTGTGGCGCGTGCGCTTCGCCCTGCACATGCTCACCGGACGCAAGGAAGACCGCCTGCTGTTCGACCATCAGATCAAGGCGGCCGGCCTGTTCGGCTACGTCGATCAGGATCACAATCTGGCGGTCGAGCAGTTCATGCAGCTGTATTACCGCACCATCAAGTCGCTATCCTGCCTCAACGACATGCTGTTGCAGCTGTTCGACGAGGCGATCCTGCGCGGCGACGAAAATGCCGACGCACAGCCATTGAACCGCCGCTTCCAGGTTCGTCGCGGCTTCCTCGAAGCTACCTCCGACGAAGTGTTCCGGCGCCATCCGTTCGCGCTGATCGAGATTTTCGCCGCCCTGCAGAAGCATCCCGAAATTCAGGGTATTTCGGCGAGCACGCTGCGGCTGCTGCGGCGCGATCGGCGGCTGGTCGACGAAGGCCTGCGTGAAAACGTGCGCGCACGCGACCTGTTCCTGCAGATGTTCCGGGAAGGCCGCGGGCTGACGCGTGCGCTACGCAGCATGAACCGTTACGGCGTGCTGGGCCGCTACCTGCCGAGCTTCGGCCTGGTCATCGGTCACATGCAGTACGACCTGTTCCACACGCTGACGGTGGATGAGCATTCGCTGTACGTGGTGCGCAATCTGCGGCGCATGGCGATGGAGCGCTTCCGGACCGAATTGCCGTTCTGCAACGAGGTCATGGAACGCATTCCGAAAAAGGAATTGCTGTACCTGTCCGGCCTGTTCCACGATCTCGGAAAGGGCCGTGGCGGCGACCATTCCCAGATCGGCGCCGAGGATGCGACGAATTTCTGTCTCGACCACGGGCTGTCGCATGCCGACGCCGAGCTCGTCGCCTGGCTGGTGCGCAATCATCTGACGATGTCGCTGACGGCGCAGCGCATGGACATTTCGGACCCACAGGTGGTGGCCGATTTCGCCGCCAAGGTCGGCGATCGCTCGCGCCTCGACTACCTGTTCCTGGTGACCTGCGCCGATATCCGCGCCACCAATCCGGCGCTCTGGAATTCCTGGCGTGAATCCCTGCTCAATGGCCTGTATCGCGCGACCACGCGGGCCTTCGAACGCGGGCTGCACAACCCGGTGAAGGCCTCCGAAGTGGTGGCCGAGCGCAAACAGCGCGCCCTCAAACTGCTGACCGACAGCGGCATCGACGAATCCGCTGCGAATACCGTATGGGCGCGCTTCGACGAGGACTACTTCCTGCGTCACAGCGATGAGGAACTGGCCTGGCACCTGCCGGCGATCGTCGAGGCCGGCGACGGCACACTGCCGCTGGTTCTGGTGCGCGATCTCGAGGACCGAGGCACCACGGTGTTCCTGTACACGCGCGATCGGGATCACCTGTTTGCGCTGTGCACCGGCGTGCTCGCGCAGTTGGGGCTGTCGATTCTGGACGCCCGACTGAATACCACCGCCGACGGCTTCGCGCTCGACACCTACGTCATGGTCGAAGGCGATGGCTCGCCGATCAACGACTCGGTGCGCCACCCGGAAATCGCGGACGCGCTGCGCCGCGTGCTGTCCGATCCGAACGTGTCCAGCATCACCATCACGCGGCGCGCAGCACGCAAGCTCAAGAGCTTCAACACTCCGACCCACATCTATATCAGTCAGGACGACGTCCGCGAGCGCACGATTCTGGAACTGGTGGCGCCCGACCAGCCGGGTTTGCTATCGATCGTCGGGCGCATCTTCCAGAAACGCGGCATTCTGCTCGACGCCGCCAAGATCGGAACGATCGGCGAGCGCGCCGAGGACGTGTTCTTCATTACCGACCGCGAACACCACCGGATCACCGACGAAGACATGCTAGAGGACCTGCGTGAGGTGCTGACGCGCACGCTGAACCGTCGTGACGCCTCCGACGAGGCCAGGATCGCCGCCTGA